One segment of Desulfosudis oleivorans Hxd3 DNA contains the following:
- the rfbF gene encoding glucose-1-phosphate cytidylyltransferase translates to MKVLVLAGGLGTRISEETDVRPKPMVEIGGKPILWHIMKIYSHYGFNDFLVLLGYRGYVIKEYFANYFLHQSDVTFDLKNNRMEIHNNACEPWKVTLLDTGTNTMTGGRILRAKTFVENEPFMLTYGDGVADIDLHALVNFHQSHGKALTMTSVQPEGRFGAVDSDDNGLIEEFHEKPRGDGAWINGGFFVCQPKVLDYIKDGDKSVFERAPLETLAKDRQLYAYKHHGFWKCMDTLRDKIYLNQLWENNQAEWKTWK, encoded by the coding sequence ATGAAAGTTCTGGTTCTTGCGGGCGGGCTGGGCACCCGTATCAGTGAAGAGACCGATGTCCGGCCCAAGCCCATGGTGGAGATCGGCGGCAAACCCATCCTGTGGCATATCATGAAAATCTATTCCCATTACGGTTTCAATGATTTTCTGGTGCTGCTCGGGTACAGGGGATATGTGATCAAGGAATATTTTGCCAACTATTTTCTTCACCAAAGCGACGTCACCTTTGACCTGAAAAACAACCGGATGGAGATTCACAACAATGCCTGTGAACCCTGGAAGGTAACCCTTCTGGATACCGGCACCAACACCATGACCGGTGGCCGAATCCTGCGGGCAAAAACCTTTGTCGAAAACGAACCCTTTATGCTGACATACGGAGACGGCGTGGCCGACATTGATCTTCATGCTTTAGTAAATTTTCATCAATCGCATGGGAAAGCCCTGACCATGACATCGGTTCAACCGGAAGGGCGATTCGGGGCTGTAGATTCCGATGACAACGGGCTGATTGAGGAGTTCCACGAAAAGCCCAGAGGAGACGGGGCCTGGATCAACGGCGGGTTCTTTGTCTGCCAGCCAAAAGTGTTGGATTACATCAAAGACGGGGACAAAAGCGTGTTTGAACGTGCGCCCCTTGAAACTCTGGCAAAAGACCGGCAGCTGTATGCTTATAAACACCATGGATTCTGGAAATGCATGGATACGCTTCGC